One stretch of candidate division TA06 bacterium DNA includes these proteins:
- a CDS encoding response regulator transcription factor, whose amino-acid sequence MKYNTDYLRYWVLSQINNEKALSKTKSPFISITFKRGPTVQYSKDKQMKVLATFADEGFCEITPPGSVALLRGGFPKKNNTKNYWIKVDISSITKEIKKIKKKYRNIDKKLNVIIEKSKAKAHVYSDEIYPIVINEKFEIFYRNKIVKLKKRHGKLLIIFMEHPGKYYSKQALIEIMWAGRKKPGDMETIPKYISDIRNCFKKKVKYNILPHNNLGYKIDLTKC is encoded by the coding sequence ATGAAGTATAATACTGATTATTTGAGATATTGGGTTCTCTCCCAAATTAACAATGAAAAGGCATTGAGCAAGACCAAGTCACCATTCATTTCCATTACCTTTAAACGAGGCCCAACCGTTCAGTATTCAAAAGATAAACAAATGAAGGTTCTTGCTACTTTTGCAGACGAAGGATTTTGTGAAATAACACCACCGGGAAGTGTGGCTTTGCTGAGGGGTGGTTTCCCTAAAAAGAACAATACAAAAAATTATTGGATAAAGGTAGACATATCTTCAATTACTAAAGAAATTAAAAAAATAAAAAAGAAATATAGGAATATTGACAAAAAACTAAATGTAATAATAGAAAAGTCAAAGGCCAAAGCACATGTTTACAGTGATGAAATTTATCCAATAGTTATTAATGAGAAATTTGAAATATTTTATCGAAATAAAATAGTTAAATTAAAGAAACGACATGGGAAATTGCTAATAATATTTATGGAGCATCCAGGTAAATATTACAGCAAGCAAGCACTAATAGAAATAATGTGGGCCGGGCGAAAAAAGCCTGGAGACATGGAAACAATACCCAAGTATATTTCAGACATACGAAATTGTTTTAAGAAAAAAGTGAAATATAACATACTCCCGCATAATAATCTCGGCTATAAAATAGACCTAACTAAGTGCTGA
- a CDS encoding M48 family metallopeptidase, with product MEHIVLGDISIDVVQKHIKNVHLSVYPPAGRVRISAPLRMDLETIKMFAISKMGWIKKKQLKIRSQQRETPREYLSRESHFFLGKRYLLKVVEADAKPAVTIQHETLLLQVRKGTSLEQKHIILQDWQRQQLRDIIPTFISIWEEKLNVTVAEFGIKKMRTRWGTCNRKVGRIWINLELARKPLECLEYIIVHEMVHLLERNHNEVFVALMDKHLPSWRQSKEKLNRMPISHTEWNY from the coding sequence ATGGAACACATTGTATTGGGTGATATCAGCATTGACGTAGTTCAGAAGCACATCAAGAACGTCCACTTAAGTGTCTACCCTCCTGCTGGACGGGTCAGGATATCGGCCCCGTTACGGATGGACTTGGAGACCATCAAGATGTTCGCCATCTCCAAAATGGGCTGGATTAAGAAAAAGCAGTTAAAGATACGCAGCCAGCAGCGGGAGACCCCCAGGGAATACCTAAGCCGGGAGAGCCATTTCTTTTTAGGCAAGCGGTATCTGTTAAAGGTTGTGGAGGCTGACGCCAAACCAGCCGTGACCATCCAACACGAGACCCTTCTACTCCAGGTAAGAAAAGGAACATCCCTCGAACAAAAACATATCATTTTACAGGACTGGCAGCGCCAGCAGTTAAGAGATATTATCCCAACGTTTATTTCTATCTGGGAAGAGAAGCTGAACGTGACCGTGGCGGAATTCGGAATCAAGAAGATGAGAACCCGGTGGGGCACCTGCAACCGCAAGGTTGGGAGGATATGGATTAACTTAGAGCTGGCCAGGAAGCCCCTGGAATGCCTGGAATATATCATTGTGCATGAAATGGTTCACCTGCTGGAGCGTAACCACAATGAGGTGTTTGTAGCTCTCATGGACAAGCACCTGCCATCCTGGAGACAGAGCAAGGAGAAGTTGAATCGAATGCCTATTAGCCATACAGAGTGGAATTACTAA
- a CDS encoding HsdR family type I site-specific deoxyribonuclease, which yields MSQIGQPERITQNRIVQLFREQLNYDYLGNWEDRPNNSNIEEDLLRKFLTGRGTNKTLINRAVTKLLATANNYHESLYTNNKNTYSFLRYGVDVKARASDKYEPVQLIDWKNPEANHFAIAEEVTVFGNHEKRPDIVIYVNGIAVGVLELKRSTVNIGEGIRQNIGNQQKEFIQPFFSTVQFVFAGNDSEGLRYGTIGTREKYFLRWKEGETDEGLYQLDKYLLKMCSKQRLLELIYDFVLFEGGTKKLPRVHQYFAIKAAQSSLRKKEGGIIWHTQGSGKSIVMVLLAKWILENNHKARVAIITDREELDEQIERVFKESGEGIYRTKSGKDLMAQLGRAKPRLLCSLVHKFGKRNVDNFDAFIEELQSAPSKTVGELVVFVDECHRSQGGKLHQVMKALLPSAIFIGFTGTPLLKKDKQTSLEVFGKYIHTYKFNEAVEDEVILDLMYEARDIEQRISSQERIDTWFAAKTSGLNDFQKSELKKKWGTMQRVLSSKNRMQQIVNDIVVDFNTKTRISSDSGNALLVAGSIYEAAKYYELFQHSELRGKCALITSYNPSYRDIVTEDTGENTDTEKEYIYNTYMSLLAGQDCDKYEKAAKSKFLSEPANMKLLIVVDKLLTGFDAPPCTYLYIDKAMQDHGLFQAICRVNRLDTDDKEFGYIVDYKELFTKVEDAVSVYTSELDYDNFNKEDCDIILKDRLTKGRERLDEALESIALVCNDVSSPKTDLNYIRYFCGNPENPEDLKATENRRTALYKHTVSLIRAYANIADEMPQAGYTAKQTNDIKKSLDNYLRLREIIRKASGETLDLKTFEADMRYLIDNFIQASESKRIDPFEGQSLLDLIVNTGIAEAIKKLPEGIRSSKEAVAETIENNIRQKIVKEHLIDPAYFDEMSKLLNTIIAELKQKKISYEQYLKKMADLAKRVCNLVRDDLPKTLQTNEQRALYHNLGNDEKLALRVDEVVKRVKQADWKGDERKENLIKSELLNILHDVKEVERIFPIIKQQREY from the coding sequence ATGAGCCAGATAGGTCAGCCCGAACGAATTACCCAGAATCGTATTGTGCAGTTGTTCCGGGAACAATTGAACTACGACTATTTGGGCAATTGGGAAGACAGGCCCAACAACAGCAATATCGAAGAAGACCTGTTGCGCAAGTTTCTTACGGGCAGAGGGACTAATAAGACGCTCATCAACCGGGCCGTTACCAAACTGCTGGCTACCGCCAACAATTACCACGAGAGCCTTTATACCAACAACAAGAACACCTATAGCTTCCTGCGGTATGGCGTGGACGTAAAAGCCAGGGCCAGCGACAAATACGAGCCGGTTCAACTGATTGACTGGAAGAACCCGGAGGCCAACCATTTTGCCATAGCCGAAGAAGTGACCGTCTTTGGCAATCATGAGAAACGCCCGGACATCGTCATCTACGTGAACGGAATTGCCGTTGGGGTTTTGGAGCTCAAACGCAGCACGGTGAATATCGGGGAAGGCATACGCCAGAATATTGGGAACCAACAAAAAGAATTCATCCAGCCGTTCTTCAGCACCGTCCAGTTTGTATTTGCCGGAAACGACAGCGAAGGGTTGCGCTATGGCACCATCGGCACCAGGGAGAAGTATTTCCTGCGCTGGAAAGAAGGCGAGACAGACGAGGGCCTCTACCAGCTGGATAAATACCTCCTCAAGATGTGCAGCAAGCAGAGGCTGCTGGAGCTGATTTACGATTTCGTGCTGTTCGAGGGCGGGACTAAAAAATTGCCCCGTGTCCACCAGTATTTCGCAATCAAGGCCGCTCAATCCAGCCTGCGCAAAAAGGAAGGCGGAATCATCTGGCATACCCAGGGGAGCGGAAAAAGCATCGTGATGGTGCTTCTGGCCAAATGGATATTGGAGAACAACCACAAAGCCAGGGTAGCCATCATCACCGACCGGGAGGAGCTGGACGAGCAGATTGAGCGGGTCTTTAAGGAGAGTGGCGAAGGGATATACCGCACCAAAAGCGGAAAAGATTTGATGGCCCAGTTGGGCAGGGCCAAGCCCAGGCTGCTCTGTTCCCTGGTGCATAAGTTCGGCAAACGTAACGTGGACAACTTCGATGCCTTTATTGAAGAGCTCCAAAGCGCACCCTCGAAAACGGTCGGCGAGCTGGTGGTTTTTGTGGACGAGTGCCACCGCAGCCAAGGCGGTAAACTGCACCAGGTGATGAAGGCCCTGCTGCCCAGCGCCATATTCATAGGTTTTACCGGCACCCCGCTCTTAAAGAAAGACAAACAGACCAGCCTGGAGGTATTCGGCAAATACATCCATACCTACAAGTTCAACGAGGCTGTGGAAGACGAGGTTATCCTGGACTTGATGTATGAGGCCCGTGACATCGAACAGCGAATCTCATCCCAGGAACGTATCGACACCTGGTTTGCGGCCAAAACATCCGGGTTGAACGACTTCCAGAAGTCGGAGCTCAAGAAGAAATGGGGCACCATGCAGCGGGTGCTCAGCTCCAAAAACCGGATGCAGCAGATAGTGAACGACATCGTGGTCGACTTTAACACCAAAACCCGTATCAGCTCGGACTCCGGGAACGCCCTGTTGGTGGCGGGCAGCATTTACGAGGCTGCCAAATACTACGAATTGTTCCAGCACTCCGAGCTGAGGGGCAAATGCGCACTCATTACCTCCTACAATCCCTCCTACCGGGACATCGTCACCGAAGATACCGGAGAGAATACCGATACCGAAAAGGAATACATCTACAATACATACATGTCTTTGCTTGCCGGTCAGGACTGCGACAAATATGAGAAAGCGGCCAAATCCAAGTTCCTGTCGGAACCGGCCAACATGAAATTGCTGATTGTGGTGGATAAGCTTTTAACCGGGTTTGACGCCCCTCCCTGCACCTATCTCTACATCGACAAGGCCATGCAAGACCACGGCCTGTTCCAGGCTATCTGCCGGGTTAACCGTTTGGACACTGACGACAAGGAATTCGGCTATATCGTTGACTATAAGGAATTGTTCACCAAGGTTGAGGACGCTGTTTCGGTTTATACCTCCGAGCTGGATTACGATAATTTCAACAAAGAAGATTGCGACATCATCCTAAAAGACCGCCTAACCAAGGGCCGGGAACGGCTGGATGAGGCCCTGGAGAGCATTGCTCTGGTCTGCAATGACGTGTCCTCCCCCAAGACCGATTTGAATTATATCCGCTATTTTTGTGGCAACCCCGAAAACCCTGAAGATTTAAAGGCCACTGAGAACCGGCGCACCGCCTTATACAAGCACACTGTGTCTTTAATCCGGGCTTATGCCAACATAGCCGACGAGATGCCGCAGGCCGGGTATACCGCCAAACAAACGAACGATATCAAGAAGTCTCTGGATAATTACCTAAGGCTACGGGAAATCATCCGCAAGGCCAGCGGCGAGACCCTGGACTTGAAGACCTTCGAAGCGGATATGCGCTACCTGATAGACAACTTCATCCAGGCCAGTGAAAGCAAAAGAATAGACCCCTTTGAGGGTCAATCTCTGCTGGATTTGATAGTCAACACCGGCATAGCGGAAGCCATTAAAAAGCTGCCGGAAGGCATCAGAAGCAGCAAGGAAGCCGTGGCTGAGACCATCGAGAACAATATCCGGCAGAAAATAGTCAAGGAACATCTGATAGACCCCGCCTATTTCGACGAGATGAGCAAATTGCTGAACACCATCATTGCCGAGCTAAAACAGAAGAAAATCAGCTACGAACAATATCTTAAAAAGATGGCTGACCTGGCCAAGCGAGTCTGTAACCTGGTCAGGGATGATTTGCCCAAGACTCTTCAGACCAACGAGCAAAGAGCGCTATACCACAACCTTGGCAATGATGAGAAGCTCGCCCTTCGAGTCGACGAGGTAGTCAAAAGAGTAAAACAGGCCGACTGGAAGGGTGACGAAAGAAAAGAGAACCTCATCAAGAGCGAACTGCTAAATATACTTCACGACGTTAAAGAGGTGGAAAGAATATTCCCCATCATCAAACAGCAGCGGGAATATTAG
- a CDS encoding DUF1016 family protein: protein MKRYFRIMLGAKSIHFDECFKGNFIGADYDIAMNLTGQLPDNWREFNKKFIPLWLEKHPGKSKVAAGLSCGFLWTIAKGINNGDLVLCPNGQGSYYVGEVLDSYDYHPGGTLPHRRTVKWFPKAIERSTMSEALRNSTGSIGAVSEVTKYAEEIELLIGGNRPPVITSTDETVEDPAEFVMEKHLEDFLVQNWKQTELGKEYDIYEEEGELVGQQYPSDTGPIDILAISKDKRKLLVVELKKGRASDSVVGQIQRYMGYVLEELAEDNQTVRGVIIALEEDLRIKRALSVTNNIDFYRYQVSFKLFKS from the coding sequence ATGAAAAGATATTTCAGGATAATGCTGGGGGCCAAAAGCATCCACTTTGATGAATGCTTTAAAGGCAATTTTATCGGCGCAGATTATGACATTGCCATGAACCTTACCGGCCAATTGCCCGACAACTGGCGGGAGTTCAATAAGAAATTTATCCCGCTATGGCTGGAAAAGCACCCCGGCAAAAGCAAAGTAGCGGCGGGCCTTTCCTGCGGGTTCTTGTGGACTATCGCCAAGGGAATCAATAACGGAGATTTGGTTCTTTGTCCCAACGGCCAGGGCAGCTATTACGTGGGCGAAGTTCTGGACAGCTATGACTACCATCCCGGAGGCACGTTGCCCCACCGGAGGACGGTAAAATGGTTTCCTAAGGCCATCGAACGGTCGACCATGAGCGAAGCCTTAAGAAATTCAACCGGCTCCATTGGCGCAGTGAGCGAGGTTACAAAATATGCCGAGGAAATAGAACTCCTAATTGGCGGAAATAGACCGCCCGTTATTACATCCACGGACGAGACAGTAGAAGACCCGGCGGAATTTGTAATGGAAAAACACCTGGAGGATTTCCTGGTGCAGAACTGGAAGCAAACCGAGTTAGGCAAAGAGTATGATATTTACGAGGAAGAAGGCGAACTGGTGGGCCAGCAATATCCCAGCGATACCGGCCCCATTGACATCCTGGCCATCAGCAAGGACAAGAGAAAACTACTGGTGGTTGAACTTAAGAAAGGCCGGGCCAGCGATAGCGTGGTAGGCCAAATCCAGCGCTACATGGGCTATGTCCTGGAGGAGCTGGCCGAAGATAACCAGACCGTCCGGGGCGTTATCATTGCCCTGGAGGAAGATTTGAGGATTAAGAGGGCCTTGTCGGTGACCAACAATATTGACTTTTACCGATACCAGGTAAGCTTTAAACTATTTAAGAGCTAA
- a CDS encoding restriction endonuclease subunit S, whose protein sequence is MPKVAKKYKQTDIGLIPCDWEVKRLADIGTFKKGKGIRKDEVLPGGIPCIRYGELYTHHNEYVKTINSYINNDTAQNSQAIAKGDILFAGSGETKEEIGKCAAFLSEEITYAGGDVVILSPKECDSLYLGFLLNHPMIAKQKAQMGQGDAVVHIYPNGLSKILIPVPTKAEQTAIATALSDADALITSLEKLIAKKRLIKQGAMQKLLTPKNGWKAKKFKDIFIKHPSKLYQLNSTEYNVTGKYPIIDQGKNDLVGYSDNADKVFKCPTQGVIIFGDHTRIIKYVNVNFIVGADGTQLLSTIGDNNTRFFYYLLLTKEIPNTGYNRHFKYIRDMDFIIPILKEQTYIANILGDMDTEIAILETKYKKSKMFKQGMMQQLLTGKIRLV, encoded by the coding sequence ATGCCGAAAGTAGCTAAGAAATATAAACAGACCGACATTGGTTTAATCCCCTGTGATTGGGAGGTTAAGCGATTAGCGGATATCGGAACATTTAAAAAGGGTAAAGGCATTAGAAAAGATGAAGTATTGCCTGGCGGAATACCTTGTATCCGTTACGGAGAATTATACACCCATCACAATGAATATGTTAAAACAATAAATTCATATATTAATAATGATACCGCCCAAAATAGTCAAGCAATTGCGAAGGGGGATATTCTCTTTGCTGGTTCCGGAGAAACAAAAGAAGAAATTGGCAAGTGTGCTGCTTTTCTCAGTGAAGAAATAACTTATGCCGGTGGAGATGTTGTAATCTTATCCCCGAAAGAGTGCGACTCCCTCTATTTAGGGTTTCTATTAAACCACCCAATGATAGCGAAACAAAAAGCACAAATGGGCCAAGGTGATGCAGTTGTGCATATATATCCAAATGGACTTTCTAAAATATTAATCCCCGTCCCTACCAAAGCCGAACAAACCGCAATAGCCACCGCCCTGAGCGATGCCGATGCGCTTATTACCTCGCTGGAAAAGCTTATTGCTAAAAAGCGACTCATAAAACAAGGGGCTATGCAAAAGCTCCTGACACCGAAAAATGGTTGGAAGGCTAAGAAGTTTAAAGATATATTTATCAAACATCCATCAAAATTATACCAATTAAACTCAACTGAATATAACGTCACGGGGAAATATCCAATCATAGACCAAGGTAAAAATGATTTGGTCGGTTATTCAGACAATGCAGATAAGGTTTTCAAATGTCCTACACAGGGAGTAATAATATTCGGTGACCATACAAGAATAATTAAATATGTAAATGTGAATTTTATTGTTGGTGCAGACGGAACCCAATTGCTATCAACCATTGGTGACAACAACACCCGCTTCTTTTATTATTTGCTTTTGACAAAAGAAATCCCCAATACAGGTTACAATAGGCATTTTAAATACATACGAGATATGGATTTCATTATACCAATACTAAAAGAGCAAACTTACATCGCCAACATTCTCGGTGACATGGACACAGAGATTGCCATCTTGGAAACGAAATACAAAAAAAGCAAAATGTTTAAACAAGGCATGATGCAGCAATTATTAACCGGCAAAATAAGGTTAGTATGA
- a CDS encoding type I restriction-modification system subunit M yields the protein MAIKKSELYSSLWASCDELRGGMDASQYKDYVLVILFVKYISDRYSGQQYSPIKVPRGASFQDMVALKGNPNIGDLINKKIIGPIAEANKLSEMPDFANPDKLGSGADMVKKLTNLIAIFENPALDFKTNRAQGDDILGDAYEYLMRHFATESGKSKGQFYTPAEVSRVMAKIIGISPKNSTAQTTVYDPTCGSGSLLLKVADESEKKISIFGQENETATAGLARMNMILHDNPTGDIRQGNTLSSPLFKDDNSRLKTFDYVVANPPFSFKSWSNGVNLAEEQSEGGRFYGFGQPPAKNGDYAFLLHIVKSLKSRGKGTVILPHGVLFRGNAEAEIRKNLIRRGLIKGIIGLPANLFYGTGIPACLIVLDKEGADHRKGIFMIDASKGFEKDGNKNRLREQDIHKIVDVFNRQLEIPKYSQMVSVAEIEEKEFNLNIPRYIDSTEPEDIQDIDAHLRGGIPKSDIEALKDYWAVCPTLRRRLFAPDKRAGYVRLKIEPDKIKQVIYSHPEFEKYSAKVNRVFAKWKESNIPLCKRIGDKTRPKQFIHALSEDLLEAFSNLQLIDKYDVYQHLMTYWMETMQDDCYLIVAEGWAAGNEVEWTRRDFEGRLIPKQLMIARYFAVEQKAIEKLEAEYEGLRAQIEEMEEENSGDDGCFFEWDKVNKASVQKRLKDIEDDKDATDEKKVLLAYLKLAEQQAEIGRNIREAMADLEKKLLKKYKALSEAEMKVLVVEDKWMASIGHTVETEMQRISQRLTQRINELIERYSAPLPELTAETQHFDKKVCAHLSKMGFSCRK from the coding sequence ATGGCAATCAAAAAATCAGAACTCTACTCCTCTCTTTGGGCGAGCTGCGATGAATTGCGGGGCGGCATGGACGCCAGCCAATACAAGGACTATGTATTGGTTATTTTATTCGTTAAATACATCAGCGACCGCTACTCTGGACAACAATACTCGCCTATAAAAGTCCCCAGGGGCGCAAGCTTCCAGGACATGGTGGCCCTGAAGGGCAATCCCAACATCGGGGACTTAATCAACAAAAAAATCATCGGCCCAATTGCCGAAGCTAACAAGCTCTCGGAGATGCCCGACTTTGCCAACCCGGACAAGCTGGGAAGCGGGGCCGATATGGTAAAGAAGCTTACCAATCTGATTGCCATTTTCGAGAACCCGGCCCTGGACTTCAAGACCAACCGTGCCCAGGGCGATGATATCCTTGGCGATGCCTACGAATACCTGATGCGCCATTTTGCCACCGAAAGCGGCAAGAGCAAAGGGCAGTTTTATACCCCAGCCGAAGTAAGCCGGGTGATGGCTAAAATCATTGGCATCTCTCCCAAGAATTCGACTGCCCAGACTACTGTCTATGACCCCACCTGCGGCTCGGGTTCACTGCTGTTAAAAGTGGCTGATGAATCCGAAAAAAAGATATCAATATTCGGCCAGGAAAACGAGACCGCCACGGCGGGGCTGGCCCGGATGAACATGATACTGCACGACAATCCGACAGGAGATATCCGGCAGGGGAACACACTTTCGAGCCCTCTTTTTAAAGATGACAATTCCCGGCTTAAAACCTTTGACTACGTGGTGGCCAATCCCCCCTTCAGTTTCAAGAGCTGGAGCAACGGGGTAAACCTGGCCGAAGAACAAAGCGAGGGCGGAAGGTTTTATGGCTTTGGTCAGCCTCCGGCCAAGAATGGCGATTACGCCTTTTTGCTGCACATCGTCAAGTCCCTTAAGAGCCGGGGCAAGGGAACGGTCATTCTACCGCATGGCGTGCTGTTCCGGGGCAATGCCGAGGCCGAAATCAGAAAGAACCTGATACGCCGGGGCCTAATTAAGGGCATTATCGGGCTGCCAGCCAACCTGTTTTACGGCACCGGCATTCCGGCCTGCCTGATTGTCCTGGACAAGGAAGGCGCAGACCACCGCAAGGGCATCTTCATGATTGATGCCAGCAAGGGGTTTGAAAAGGACGGCAACAAGAACCGGCTGCGAGAGCAGGATATTCACAAAATTGTGGACGTGTTCAACCGGCAGCTGGAGATACCCAAGTATTCCCAGATGGTGTCCGTGGCCGAGATTGAGGAAAAAGAATTCAACCTGAACATCCCCCGTTACATTGACAGCACCGAGCCGGAGGACATCCAGGATATTGACGCTCATTTACGGGGCGGGATTCCCAAGAGCGACATCGAGGCTTTAAAGGATTACTGGGCTGTGTGCCCCACTCTTAGACGTCGCTTGTTTGCCCCGGATAAACGGGCTGGTTATGTCAGGCTTAAAATAGAGCCGGATAAGATAAAGCAGGTTATATATTCGCATCCGGAGTTTGAAAAATACTCCGCCAAGGTGAACAGGGTATTTGCCAAGTGGAAAGAAAGCAATATCCCGCTATGTAAGCGCATTGGTGATAAAACCAGACCCAAGCAGTTCATTCATGCCCTAAGCGAGGATTTACTGGAAGCCTTTTCCAACCTGCAATTGATAGACAAATACGATGTTTACCAGCACCTGATGACCTACTGGATGGAGACCATGCAGGATGATTGCTATTTGATTGTGGCCGAGGGCTGGGCAGCGGGCAACGAGGTTGAATGGACAAGAAGAGATTTTGAGGGCAGGCTTATACCCAAGCAGCTGATGATTGCCCGCTATTTTGCCGTTGAACAAAAGGCCATTGAAAAGCTGGAAGCCGAGTATGAGGGTCTTCGTGCTCAAATAGAAGAAATGGAAGAGGAGAACAGTGGCGATGATGGCTGTTTTTTTGAGTGGGACAAGGTAAACAAGGCCTCAGTTCAGAAGCGGCTTAAGGATATTGAAGACGACAAGGACGCCACAGATGAAAAGAAGGTTCTCCTGGCTTATTTAAAGTTGGCAGAGCAGCAGGCTGAGATAGGTAGAAATATACGTGAGGCTATGGCTGATTTAGAGAAAAAGCTCTTGAAAAAATATAAAGCTCTTAGCGAAGCCGAAATGAAGGTCTTGGTGGTAGAAGATAAATGGATGGCAAGCATAGGGCATACGGTAGAAACTGAAATGCAGCGAATAAGCCAGAGGCTTACGCAGCGTATTAATGAACTGATAGAAAGATACTCTGCCCCTCTACCTGAGCTTACGGCAGAAACTCAGCATTTTGACAAAAAAGTCTGCGCCCATCTTTCTAAAATGGGATTCTCATGCCGAAAGTAG
- a CDS encoding ATP-binding protein, which translates to MNSPVYISTSSDVERYVILGQTKESLYLDFKKEIVIDTDKHKIAQELALDICSFANSFGGSIVVGIEEGKDSIDNMNFAQSFVGINNGDNVEQFISDSVLEYIYPSNIKYECKSIKIKDSVTLLAINIFPLEQGIAAVHHKSEANAIKFPYRTDYNKKYMKPYQVEERIMNNSRSLLLRMKRLQTICHRGVDLHSPIYLISKGNRALIKNAEVTLKTISDSEFTLFFSQNTAIKGVGMNLVVPYSLLFDIWEMDYFKMGMILRANILLDPDNNNTFIEPIGISRI; encoded by the coding sequence ATGAACTCCCCCGTCTATATTAGCACTTCTTCTGATGTTGAAAGATACGTTATTTTAGGCCAAACAAAAGAGTCATTATATCTTGACTTTAAAAAGGAAATAGTAATAGACACCGATAAACATAAAATAGCACAGGAGCTTGCACTTGATATTTGTTCGTTTGCAAACTCATTCGGTGGGTCTATTGTTGTTGGGATTGAAGAAGGTAAAGATTCTATTGACAATATGAACTTCGCTCAATCGTTTGTTGGCATTAATAATGGTGATAACGTAGAACAGTTTATTAGTGACAGCGTGTTAGAATATATTTATCCGTCAAATATAAAATATGAATGTAAGTCTATAAAAATAAAGGATAGTGTTACTCTTTTAGCAATTAATATATTCCCGTTAGAACAAGGGATTGCTGCTGTGCACCATAAAAGCGAAGCAAACGCAATAAAATTTCCATACAGAACAGATTATAATAAAAAATACATGAAACCTTACCAAGTGGAAGAAAGGATTATGAATAATTCACGCTCTCTTCTGTTGAGAATGAAGCGCCTCCAGACTATATGTCATCGAGGTGTTGATTTGCATTCGCCAATTTACTTGATATCTAAAGGTAACCGAGCATTAATTAAAAATGCAGAGGTTACCCTAAAAACAATTAGTGACTCTGAATTTACTTTATTTTTTAGCCAAAACACGGCAATTAAAGGCGTAGGCATGAACTTAGTCGTGCCGTATAGCTTATTGTTTGATATTTGGGAAATGGACTATTTTAAAATGGGCATGATTTTACGTGCGAATATTTTATTAGACCCAGACAACAACAATACTTTTATTGAGCCGATAGGCATAAGCAGGATTTAG